The Verrucomicrobiia bacterium genome contains the following window.
AGCTATCCACGATTTTGGCCGCCTCCCCGGGTTTGTTTTGCAACAGGAGCGAGTAAGCGTAAGTGGAAGTAAAAAAGGGATTTTCGGGCGAGCTGTCGTAAGCTTCGCGCGCGAGGCGGAAAGCTTCCTCGAGGTCCGCCTTGCGCAGCATGGACAGGTTGGCCAGGTTGTTTTTCAGGCGGGCGTTGGAGGAATCGGCGGCATAGGTTTTGGAGATCAGCTCGGACAATTCGCGCGTGTTGCCGGAGGCATAATATTTGCCGGCAAGGTTTTCCACCGCCCATTTTTCCTTGGGAAATTCGGCTGCGGCTTCGCGCAAAACTTCTGTGTTTTCCGTATCCCAACCGTGCTCGGCAGTGGCTTGCGCGAGACGCGCTAAACGGTCCGAATGATGGCCCGCCAGCCGGAGCGCCTTGTGCCAGGAGGATTGCGACGCGGTATTTTCATTCAATTCCCGCTGTCCGAAAGAGAGCAGGGTGAGACGGTAGCAGTTGGCATCGCCCCAATCCTGTTTTTCCAGCAAGCCTGTCAGTCCCTTCCAGTCTTTCATTGCGACATAACAGTCGGCGGCGATGAGCGGAACCGGCTGGTTGGTTTGCATGGCGGACGGTAATGTGCCCAGCCAGCGCAGGGTGTTGGTGGGACCCTCGATCAGGCCCATCCATTGGCCCAACGCGAAAGCGCAGCCAGGCGATTTGCTGGCTTCGGATTTTAACGACGCAAGCCACGGCGCGAAATTAGTGCTGCCCGTGCGGTGTAACAACTGCAAGTGTTCGATCTTGTCGCTGATGGTTGCCGAAGGTTCGCGGACGATCTCGGAGGAAAAATAAACTGCCCGCTCGAACGATTTATGGGTCGTCGCATCTGCCAGCAGGTAATGTAAAGCGATCGGGCGCACTGTGGCATTGGTAGAGAGTGCTTCCATCGCCGTGCGAGCCGAGGCGACGGTCTGCGTGTTCGTCGAGGCCAAGGCGATGGTTTGGATGTTCAGCGAAATGGTTTCGTTGCCAGGCTCAAGGCGCAAAGCTTCATGATAATGTTTTTGCGCTTCGTCCGACTTTCCCTGACTCCAAGCCATAGCGCCGCATAATTTATGATACATGGCGCCGTTTTTTGATTTTTCATCCAGGCCGCCGAGGGCCTCATCGGCGGATTTGAAATCGTGCAGTTTGATGGCGGTTTCGGCCCAGAGCAAACGGTTGGTCATGTTGTTGGGCTCAAACTGCGCCGCGTGCATGCGCCAACCAAGGGCGTTGGACGAGTCAGCGCCTTCGAGGATATCGGCCATGAGCTTGTAAGCGGGCACGCTGATGGGATTGATCTGCAAGGCGCGTTGCAGGCAAAGGGCGGCGTTACGCGGATCTTTCTGTTCGAGATAATGATTGGCCTCGGCGATGGCGCGCCGTTCGGTGGCGTTTTTGTAGGCTTTGCGGCCGAACCAGCCGGCCAGGGCCACAACGGCCATCACCGACAAAAAAATAAACATCTTCTTGATTAGGCTGTTCATAAAATTGCTTTCTGTTTTCAGGCAACTGCGGCGAAGCACGACAAACGCGGCGCGTTCGTGGCGGGAAAAATAAGTTGGTTGCGATCGAGTTCGACCGTCGTTTGCCGTCCAAGGAAATTCAAGAGGACGGCGACGCGTGATTGAGCAGGCATGACGCGCGCGACGACAGCTTCGAGGCCGAGGAGCGCGCCGTCTATGATTTGCACCGCGTCTCCGGGTTTGAGAATGTCTTCAATCACGCGCAGGTCCGCGCCTTCCATCGCTTCGCGCAAATCATGGATGGCCGTCTGCGGAATGCTCGGCCAATATTGACCAAAATGGACGACGCCACTGACCCCGCGAGTTGCCTGGACATGACGCAGCGAAGCGCGCAAGTCGAACCGGGCGAAAAGGTAATTAGGAAACAAGGCTTCGGTGACCCACGCGGGACCTTTGCGAGTGGCACGCTGGTAGCGGATGCGCGGCAGAAAAACTTCAACCCCGGCGTCCTGCCGAAGCTGCGCCGCTGCCACGTGTTCGTGCTTGGGTTGGGTACGCAAGCAAAACCACGCCGGTGTTTGGTCAGGGGCTTCAGAATCCAAAACGGGACGGCTGGTGATATTTTTTTGCGGCCAAAAATTCATCGTGAAATGAAGCTAAACACAAAGGTCTCAACTGTGGTAGGCAAGCGGAAAGACAACGGCTCAATCATTAAGCCATCGAACTTTAATGTGTTAATGGCTGTGGTGAGGCCAGATAGGAGCGGGCGATTTTTTAGTCTAACAACTGTAAACGACCGGTCACCGGTTTTTAACTTCAGGAAAAAATCGAAGCCGCCGCGGGTCTGAAAATACGCCGTTAATAATTAAATGTCTTGGTTGGAACGTGGACGATGTCGAAGGGTTTCAGAAAAAATGGCTGTTCGTCCTCGCCGCCCAGAGCATGTTTTAAGTTGAGGTGATAACTTTTTTGTTTGCCGTCTTCGAGACGCACGACCACCACCTGCGAGAGCTTGGCGCGGTTGGGATCAAATCCGCCGGCTTCCATGATGGCCTCGAGCGCGGTCAATGGCCGTTCCATCGCAATTTTTCCGGGACGGATCACCGCGCCGGAAATGTAAACGCTGTTGCCGGATGAAACAACTTTGACAGTAATGATATCATCCTTGACCTGCTGCTTGTAAAGCTTGCTCAAGTCCGTCTCTAACTGAGTGACGGTTTTTCCGGCGGCCTTGACGGAGCCGACGTCAGCCAGGTTTACCGAACCATCAATGGTTATTTTTTCGATGGCATTAAAATTCGTTGAATATTGAAACATGATGCTTACGACATCGCCGGCCTGGAGCGCGTTTGTGGAATAGGGTGAAGGGTGAAAGTCCGGCGGGGCGTTGGTGGTGGCCTCATCGTACGGGCCGGCCGGGTCGGCAAATTTTGCGGGCGATTGACAACCGGCCAGCAGACACGTCACACATAACAACAACGCGGCGGCGATCACTCGATTTAAAAACGGAAATAATTTCGGGTTCATTAAAGGCAAATGCCGGGCATGCTCGCCCGGGCGAACTCAACTAGAAAAGCCCGTGGTCAAACTGGCAAGCAGCAAACGGGGGCGAACGTCAAATTTACCTGTCCGTAACATTGGAAAAGGTTTCGGCGAGAAAAGCAGGCTGATCCGGCCCGTTTTCACGTTTGATCAAAACGCGTAATCCACTTTGAAGGCCACGGTGTTGTCCTGATAGCCGCGACCGGCAAGGTTGGAATCACGCAGATAATAATTATAGTTGAGCGATGCCGTGAGTTTGTCCGTTGCGTGCCAGGTGAACGAGGGGCCGACGGCGTAGTGATCGTAATTTTCTGTCTGATTAACCAGGAAACCCAGGCCTTCGGCGATCACGATTTCGTTTTGGAAAGTTTGTGTGCCGCGTTCGTAGGCGGCGTTGATTCCGATGTCGAGAAAGCGTGTCTGAGAATATGTCAGCGAATAGGCCGCAGTCAGTTGGGTGAGAAAATTGCCTCCTTCATTAAGGCCCAAACTTACTTCGCGCTGCACGCTTACTTGATGCGAAAGATAATCAGTCAGTTGCTGGTTGAGTTGCGCGCCGGCGTAATAAGAATTCAGACGAGTGCCGGAGTTGCTGCCAGCACCCGGTTGTGCGTCGAATAAATATATCGTCGGGCCACCGCGCAACGTGGCGCGGATGGCTTCGGTGATTTGCCAGTCGGCAAACGGGCCGATGCTGATGCTGGTGTTGCCTGCCTGCGCGGAAATTTCAAACGCGGTGATGCTCGCGCTGGCCTCGAGGCCCGCCTGAGTGTTTTCAGCAAAGCGCCATGCGCCGCGCGCGAAAAAATATTCGGACGTGCGGTTCAGATAATTGAGCGCGCTCAGGTCGGAAAAATATTCGTCGTGACTGTAACCGGCCTGGAACAGCCACGCGTCAGGCGTCCAACTGGCGCGGAAACCGGTGACGTTGTCGAACACCGGAAAGGTGGCGAGATCACTCAAGGCGCCCTGCGTGACGACGTCCTCCGTATAGCTGAATTGATCGTAGAACGTGAGCGTCACGTCTTGCAGAAGGACATTCCACGTGAGCGCGGAAGTGGGCGCGAAGTCAACGCGATCGTTCTGTGAATATTTTAAGTAGCGCGAATAGCCGACGCCCGCGTTTAGATCCACTTCGGATTGATCCGTGGCGGCCCAGTGGAAACTGGTGTTGAGGCTCGAATGAAGGATGACATCGGCCTGCGGATTGGTTTGCGCGGCATTGATGTTGTCCTCGAATTGAAAGCCGCTATCCACGCTGAGTGAAAACGGCACAGGACCGATGTGCGGCTGGACCGGCCCTAAATCAACGGCGCGGTTTTGCTGCGTGGCGAGAGTTTGATCGAGCGAAAGGGTGCTACGAAGAGCTTCCTGGGCGGAAGCGCGAAAGGAAACGGCCGTTGCGGCCAGGACGCCGCCAATGACTGAGAGAGGATGAACCGGGCGGGAAAAACGTGTTCGGCGGCTCTTCAAGCAGGAATGGTCTTTTTTAAATATCGTCGCGCGGCCGCGCTTGGAGCTTTCAATAAAATGCGTTCGGAACGCTTGATGAACTTGACCGGCGCAGGCTGCGTTCCGGCGAAAGTTTGAAAATATTTTTGACGGCAGGATTTGTTGCCCAAACAAATGCCGCAGACTTTGCTCTGGGCATCGAACTCTTTTCCGAAACAGGGCGCATCTGAGTATTTAGGTTCACGCATGTTTCCATCGTATGGCCGGACGGAAAAACTGCACGTGACAGATTCAAAACGATTGTGCTCTCAAAAAGGAATTTCCGCTTGCGCGCGTCCGTTTTTCTAAATGGTTCGGACATGGCGGCGCGGTTTTTTACCGTTGTGAAAAAACCGCGCGACAAAATGGTGCGCGTTAAAAGCGCAAAGCGAGATCGAACTGCAGCAGATTATATTCGTGGATCGCGTTGATCTGCGGAACGTCTTGGTTGCTTCCGCCGGTGCCGAGCTTGTCGTTGATGCGATGTGCGTAACCGTAACGGACAGTGCCGATGATATTATCGGTGAAACCGTACGCGAACGCGGCGTACAGACCTTCCATATTTGCGCGGCCTTCGAAGAAGTCGGAGTCGAGCAGGTTGGGGTCGAGCGCGTATTGTTCGACGTGCTGCCAAAATGCGCGCGCCTCCCAGCCGTGCTTTCGCGAAGTGGTGTTGTACACCATGCCGAGACTGTCTTTGTTGCCGACGGCCAGACCCACTTGATAGGCGTGGTTGTCGTCTGTCTGGGGCGAGGGAATCGGTGTGATGAACGAGTTGGCGAGCAAAGGAGAATTGAGCGCGTTGAACGCGGCGGTGGCGCGCGCGGAGCCATCGAGGTTTTGCGCGTAATCACCGAAGAGCCGGATGTCGTGATTTTCCATGTGGTAATTCAATTCCCAGGGAATTTCGATGATGGACAGGTCATTGATACCAGTTTGATTGGCGGCAAAACCGTCAAACTGCCCGTTAGGAAATCCGCTGAACGACGCGGGCACACCGTTGACGCCGGCCGATGAGCCTTGGCCGATGAATGTGCCGTTGAAATCCGGCGTGAGAGTGCCCACCGCGCTGTCCTCGCCGTGCGTGGTGTAATTATAAAACACGGGCGCGACCTTGAAGGAGAGTTTCTTGGTGATGTGATAATTGACTCCCGCCTGCCACGCGAGCAGGAATGCGGGATTGGCGGAAGTGTAAGTGATATTGAAAAATCCCGGCGATGCGGAAACGGGATTGACGTCCTGATAGATGAATTGACCGAACGTCGCAAATAAATCGGCCTCGCCCACGGTATATTTGAACCGCTCGGCAACGCCTTCCGGAAGGTAATCGGAGTCCCACACCATCGAAGTGGTGTAAAGCGGATTGGGCATCTTGCCGACCGTGAGGTCAAACCAATTCAAGCCGCGCCAACCCAAATAAATTTGACCGACATTCAAACCCGCATTGCCTTTTCCAAACGGCCCCTGATAAGGCGAACTGCTGGAGGACGTGCCAAAAGTGACCCACGGCGAACGCGGATTGGCGGAAGTCTCGAGGCGGACTCCATAATAAAAATCGTCAAAGGCTTCGCCGCGCACGCCGACGCGCACCGCATAACGAAAACGGTCCAGAGCAATCTTGCCGCCCTGGGGATCGTGCGCTTCACGGTCTTCGTAACGCACGCGCAGATCGCCAAAGAGTTCGATGCTCTTGATGCCGGTATTGATCTTCCACTTGGAAGATTCCATCACCGGCATGTTGGTCTGGCTGGCATCGGCATCGGCCTTGATAGACTTGGCTTCGTCCTCGGTTAAAATACCTTTTTTGATCAACGCATTGAGCAGCGGGTCGGAACTCTCCGCGCGGGCGCCACCGGCCAGGAGCAGAGCGGCGAAAATTCCTGTGGTTCGCATCGTCCAGCCACTGCACTTTTTCAAAATCGTTTTGTTTGCTTGGCTCTTCATCAGTTGGTCTCCCGTCAGTTTCGTGAGTCGGCAACGCTAGGAACGCCTTGTGACGGTATGGCAGCCATCTTGTTACGTTTGGGTGACAAGTGGAAAGGAAAAACCAGATTTGCCTATGGAAATTTAAGCGGCTGCGATTAGCAAGCGGGTGCGAGCATGGAAATCACCAACGGCGGACGCGATAAAATCGCCCGGCATTGTTGGTTGCCGACGGGTCGGAAAAAGTTTGCAGACCGCCGGTTCCGGCGACCAAAGGCAGGCCCGTCCATGAAGGTGCGGCAAGCGAAGGAGTATATTCCAGGCGATAAACATGGCCGTTGCGCGTGGGAATCGCGACTGTGAAACCATTGGTCGAAGTTTGTGGCGTCACAAACTTTGCACTGGTAACGGGCGGCGCGCTGCCGGTGATCACGAGGCTGTTGACGTTGCCACCGGCGATTTGAACGACGTTGGTGAGATGGGCAGGCACGATGTTTTGCTGGTTGTCCACATATACATTGGTTCCGGTGCCTGCGCCCCAGGCAACGACCGTGCCGTCACTTTTAAGCGCCAGATTATGCCAGCCACCCGAGGCGATCGCGATGACATTACTTAGCTCGGTTGGAACATTCGTCTCGCCATACAGGTTCAATCCCCAAGCCACGATTGAGCCATCCGCCCGCAACACGACCGTGTGCGCCGCGCCGGCTGAAATGGCCACGACATTGGAGAGGCCCGGTGGCACGGCAAGCTGGCCGCTGTCGCTGCGGCCCCAGGTGCGGATGGTTCCATCGGCCAAAAGCGCGACGTTGTGCCAGCCACCAGCAGCGATCTGCACCACATTGGAAAGGCCCAGCGGCACGATGGTTTGTCCATAGTCAGGATCCTGGCCAACATTGGCGACATTCGTGCCCGGTCCCCACACGACGACAGTTCCATCCGATTTCAACGCAAGGCTGTGATAAAATCCACCGGAGATTTCCACGACATTCGTCAAGCCAGACGGCACATCAATTTGCCCAAAGGAATCATCACCCACGGCCACAACCGTTCCGTCTGAGAACAAAGCCAGGCTATGTTGCCGCCCACAGGCGACGGAGATGTAATTCGTATCCTGGAAAAAATCTAAAACCCCAAAACCATCCGTCCCCCAGTCAGCCAGCGTGCCATCGGCATTGAGGGCGAGACCTTGAAGCAAACCGCCCGCGACCATCACGGCATTGGTGACATCTGCCGGCACGATGGATTGGCCGTAATTATTAATTCCCGAAGTGGTCGTGCCCGCCCCCCACGCGATGACCGCAGCCCGCGCTCCCGGCATGGCGGCCATCGTCAGGGTTAAAAATAATACGACGCCGCAAAAAAACCTTTGACCGCGAAAATTCATAAATAATCTTTCCAGCTCTGTTAATGCCGAGGGCATTCCGTAAATATTATCGTCGCCCAGCCGCACACAAGATTTTTCATGTTACTTTTCGGCTACAGAGCAGAAAAACTCGGAACCTCAAAAATTATTTCCCCACCGCGCAAAGATTTTTTCGTTACCATCCTGCGACAACCTGCAACGATTGCGCGCATTCCCGCGCACTCAAATACATAAGATTCTTTCCATAAGTAACATACATCAAAAATCGTCGGTTCTTAAAACAGACGTCGCGTGTCCTGAAGCAGGAAGCGGTTGTGGGAACATTCTCCTAAAGTGAGCACCGTTAATCCACAGCACATTGAGTGGCTTAGCACCAAACAACAAACTCGAACTCGGAATCAACAAACCAATATAATATGAAACAATTCACCAAATTGGCGATGGTTGCCGCCTCGGCCCTCACGGTCGTCGCTTCTGCCAGCGCTGCTACTTACAATGGCGACCTCATCGTCGGCTTCACCACCGCCAGCGGCAATGACCTCGTTTATGACCTCGGCAGCGAACCCTCGCTGGTCAACGGCGAAACCTGGAACCTCAACTCCCTCCTCGGCAGCAGCTTGAACACCTCCTCCGTCAACTGGGGTGTCATCGGCAGCAATCCTGTCGGCGGCGTGAATACCACCTTCAGCACCACGGCCAGCATGGACTTGGTTCCCAACACTGTCCCCCGCACTGGTTATACCGGGATTCGCAACGCTGTCGCTTCTGTCTATAGCTTGATGCCGGCCGCCGGCCAGGGCAACTCCGAGATGATCGCTGCCACGGGCACGACCAGTTGGAATACCGAAACTCTCAACCCGCAGATCCCGGGCGACTACAAAAACGCCTATGGCGATCCCAACAGCGTCGGTTACACCACCGAAGTTCTTTGGGGCGCGGATAATGCCAGCGATGCTCCCGTCCAAATCGGCACCTTCTCCTTCGACAACACCGGCACGCTGACCTTTGATTCGGTCTCCGTTCCTGAACCTTCCACCTACGGTCTGTTCGCGGGCGTCGGCCTCCTGGCTATCTCGCTCCGCCGCCAGTTTGCCAAAGCTTAATCGTTTTACCTCACTCAACACCAAACAACAAAAAATAAATAAAAATGAAAATCAATAAATTCGCTCTTGCTATGGCACTCGGAATGAGTGCGGTCACCCTGGCCAGCGCTCAGACGGTTTATCTCACCGGTTCCACGGCTTTCCGCGGAAACGTGTTCACCGCTCTGTCCACCGACAACATTGTGTTCCATCCGGCTCCTGCGGTCACCACCTACGGCGGCAAAGGCAGCGGCTCGACCTTCATGGCGTTCGTCGGCACCCCCAAGGGCGGCAGCGGAACCTTGACGGTTCTCTGCGACTGGTCTGGCTCGGAAGCGGGCATCTCGGACGTCGCCACTCCTGGCGGCGCTTCCGAAGCATTCCCCAACCCTCCTTATGACGGCCTGAACGACGCCGGCAATCCTACCACCTTCACCCACGCTGTTGATATCGCGATGGCGGACAACAACACTCAGTTCTCCCGCATCTACGGCTTCCTCCCGAATCCTCCCGCCGCTCTCACCAGCAAGACTGAAGTCGGCATTGTGACCTTCAAATGGGTGCGCAATAAAGGCCTCTGGACCGGCAGCAACGTGACGGATTCCCAAATCCGCCAGGCCCTGAATCTCGGCGGCGTGCAAGCTGTGTTCTCCGGCAATTCCGCGGACAACAACAACTTCGTGTATGTCTCCGGCCGTGACAACTCGTCGGGAACCCGCGTCAATGCCTTCGGTAACACCGAATTCGGCATTTTCGGTGTCCCTTCGCAGATTGAAATCAGCACCGGCGGCGCCATGCAGGACCTCAATCCCCCGAATGGCACTTACTTCGGTGACTTCGGCTTCAGCAGCGGCGGAACCTTGGCTGGCACGATGGGCGCTGACACGACCACCGCGACCGACCAGATCTTCGGTGGCACGGGCTTCTCGGTCATCGCTTACCTCGGTGTGAGTGATGCCGCCACGGCCCTTACCGCTGGCGCAACGGAATTGTCCTACAACGGCGTTCCCTTCAGCGTGGCGAATGTCGAAGAAGGAACCTACACCTTCTGGG
Protein-coding sequences here:
- a CDS encoding transcriptional activator RfaH; its protein translation is MNFWPQKNITSRPVLDSEAPDQTPAWFCLRTQPKHEHVAAAQLRQDAGVEVFLPRIRYQRATRKGPAWVTEALFPNYLFARFDLRASLRHVQATRGVSGVVHFGQYWPSIPQTAIHDLREAMEGADLRVIEDILKPGDAVQIIDGALLGLEAVVARVMPAQSRVAVLLNFLGRQTTVELDRNQLIFPATNAPRLSCFAAVA
- a CDS encoding polysaccharide biosynthesis/export family protein: MNPKLFPFLNRVIAAALLLCVTCLLAGCQSPAKFADPAGPYDEATTNAPPDFHPSPYSTNALQAGDVVSIMFQYSTNFNAIEKITIDGSVNLADVGSVKAAGKTVTQLETDLSKLYKQQVKDDIITVKVVSSGNSVYISGAVIRPGKIAMERPLTALEAIMEAGGFDPNRAKLSQVVVVRLEDGKQKSYHLNLKHALGGEDEQPFFLKPFDIVHVPTKTFNY
- a CDS encoding putative porin, which codes for MKKCSGWTMRTTGIFAALLLAGGARAESSDPLLNALIKKGILTEDEAKSIKADADASQTNMPVMESSKWKINTGIKSIELFGDLRVRYEDREAHDPQGGKIALDRFRYAVRVGVRGEAFDDFYYGVRLETSANPRSPWVTFGTSSSSSPYQGPFGKGNAGLNVGQIYLGWRGLNWFDLTVGKMPNPLYTTSMVWDSDYLPEGVAERFKYTVGEADLFATFGQFIYQDVNPVSASPGFFNITYTSANPAFLLAWQAGVNYHITKKLSFKVAPVFYNYTTHGEDSAVGTLTPDFNGTFIGQGSSAGVNGVPASFSGFPNGQFDGFAANQTGINDLSIIEIPWELNYHMENHDIRLFGDYAQNLDGSARATAAFNALNSPLLANSFITPIPSPQTDDNHAYQVGLAVGNKDSLGMVYNTTSRKHGWEARAFWQHVEQYALDPNLLDSDFFEGRANMEGLYAAFAYGFTDNIIGTVRYGYAHRINDKLGTGGSNQDVPQINAIHEYNLLQFDLALRF
- a CDS encoding PEP-CTERM sorting domain-containing protein is translated as MKQFTKLAMVAASALTVVASASAATYNGDLIVGFTTASGNDLVYDLGSEPSLVNGETWNLNSLLGSSLNTSSVNWGVIGSNPVGGVNTTFSTTASMDLVPNTVPRTGYTGIRNAVASVYSLMPAAGQGNSEMIAATGTTSWNTETLNPQIPGDYKNAYGDPNSVGYTTEVLWGADNASDAPVQIGTFSFDNTGTLTFDSVSVPEPSTYGLFAGVGLLAISLRRQFAKA